One genomic segment of Pseudomonadota bacterium includes these proteins:
- a CDS encoding response regulator, with translation MKELPQTVFVVDDDDAVRNSLRLLLKSAGLSAEVAPSAQDFLSNYDTAQPGCLVLDVRMPGMSGLEMQHELNVRGATIPVIFITGHGDIPMAVEAMQHGAFDFLQKPFRDQELLDRVQRALQRDTEYRARLRQTDRIRDRLASLSPREREVLDLVTRGKANKMVAGDLGVSQRTVEIHRAHVMQKMEAGSLAELVRMMMAVAPPQ, from the coding sequence ATGAAAGAACTTCCGCAAACCGTATTCGTGGTGGATGACGACGACGCGGTCCGCAATTCGCTGCGGCTGTTGCTGAAGTCGGCGGGCCTGTCCGCCGAGGTGGCACCCTCGGCGCAGGACTTCCTGTCTAACTACGACACCGCGCAGCCCGGCTGCCTGGTGCTGGACGTACGCATGCCCGGCATGAGCGGGCTCGAGATGCAACACGAGCTCAACGTGCGTGGTGCGACCATCCCGGTGATCTTCATCACCGGGCACGGCGACATACCGATGGCCGTCGAGGCGATGCAACACGGCGCCTTCGATTTCCTGCAGAAACCATTCCGCGACCAGGAGCTGCTCGACCGGGTGCAGCGCGCACTGCAGCGCGACACGGAATATCGCGCGCGCCTCAGGCAAACCGACCGGATCCGCGACCGGCTGGCGTCGCTCAGCCCGCGCGAACGCGAAGTGCTCGATCTCGTGACGCGGGGCAAGGCAAACAAGATGGTGGCCGGAGACCTGGGCGTGAGCCAGCGCACCGTGGAAATACATCGCGCGCACGTCATGCAAAAAATGGAAGCCGGTTCGCTGGCCGAGCTGGTGCGCATGATGATGGCTGTGGCGCCGCCGCAATAA
- a CDS encoding response regulator yields MSAQLAAILPLQLPTPAARGLILHVEDDEDLRRSTALLMRIAGFETREAASAMQALAQVESLRGRLDVLIVDYHLGDGMTGTEVAEEFARLLGHAVPTIILTGDPANAEVPWLSEAPVWLARKPLDPELFLAALPPLVAFRRAIAAVTPPGERQFNYASRTEATRAADSSEYP; encoded by the coding sequence ATGTCTGCCCAACTCGCTGCCATCCTGCCGCTCCAACTGCCGACGCCCGCCGCTCGCGGACTGATCCTGCACGTGGAGGACGACGAGGATTTGCGCCGCTCCACCGCGCTGCTGATGCGTATCGCCGGATTCGAGACGCGCGAGGCGGCGTCCGCCATGCAGGCCCTCGCGCAGGTGGAATCGTTGCGCGGCCGCCTCGACGTGCTGATCGTCGACTACCACCTGGGTGACGGCATGACCGGCACGGAAGTGGCCGAGGAATTCGCCAGGTTGTTAGGCCATGCGGTGCCGACGATCATCCTGACGGGAGATCCGGCCAACGCCGAGGTGCCGTGGCTGTCGGAGGCGCCGGTGTGGCTGGCGCGCAAGCCGCTCGACCCGGAACTCTTCCTCGCGGCCCTGCCGCCGCTGGTGGCATTCCGGCGCGCCATCGCGGCCGTGACGCCACCAGGCGAGCGGCAGTTCAATTACGCTTCGCGTACAGAGGCAACACGCGCGGCAGATTCTTCTGAATATCCTTGA
- a CDS encoding M48 family metallopeptidase, producing MRTRLFIVAATGALLLASGCETVRTTNAGAVGVDRKQQMLVSTETVEQGAAEAYAAELKAAREKGVLNTDQAQLARVTTISRRLVAVTPAFRKDATAWNWQFNLQKTKELNAYCMPGGRIMVYSGLIDQLDLSDAEIATVLGHEIAHALREHTRERVSRAYAQQLVLSGAAAVAGVSDATANMANMVAEVTFQLPFSREQESEADDIGLELMARAGYDPNAAISLWNKMSAAEASGTPKFLSTHPAPKERIKDIQKNLPRVLPLYAKRN from the coding sequence ATGAGAACCAGGCTGTTCATCGTTGCGGCGACCGGCGCGCTGCTGCTCGCCAGCGGTTGCGAAACCGTGCGGACCACGAACGCCGGCGCCGTGGGCGTCGATCGCAAACAGCAGATGCTCGTGTCGACCGAAACCGTGGAGCAGGGCGCCGCCGAGGCGTATGCGGCGGAACTCAAGGCTGCGCGCGAAAAAGGCGTGCTCAACACGGATCAGGCGCAGCTCGCACGCGTGACCACGATCTCCAGACGCCTGGTGGCGGTGACGCCGGCATTTCGCAAAGACGCCACGGCGTGGAACTGGCAGTTCAATCTGCAGAAGACCAAGGAGCTCAACGCCTATTGCATGCCGGGCGGACGCATCATGGTTTATTCCGGGCTCATCGATCAGCTCGATCTGTCCGATGCCGAGATCGCCACCGTGCTCGGACATGAAATCGCACACGCGCTGCGCGAACACACGCGCGAAAGGGTGTCGCGTGCGTACGCTCAACAGCTGGTGTTGTCGGGCGCCGCGGCGGTCGCGGGCGTGAGCGACGCGACCGCGAACATGGCCAACATGGTGGCCGAGGTCACTTTCCAGCTGCCGTTCAGCCGCGAACAGGAATCCGAGGCGGACGACATCGGGCTCGAACTGATGGCGCGCGCCGGCTACGACCCGAACGCCGCCATCTCGCTGTGGAACAAGATGAGCGCCGCGGAGGCTTCCGGAACGCCCAAATTCCTCAGCACCCACCCGGCTCCGAAAGAGCGCATCAAGGATATTCAGAAGAATCTGCCGCGCGTGTTGCCTCTGTACGCGAAGCGTAATTGA